ACATTGCCCAGCGCGCCCTTGCCTATTGCGAGGAGATGCGCACCAAGGGCGTCACGGTGAGCGTCACCGACGCCGTGGCCCACGTCAGCAAATAGGAGACCGCCATGCCCAGGACCGATCTTTACGTCAATCTTTCCATCACCGGCGAGCTGGCCCCTTTCCGCATCGTGGCTCACGACGGCAGCGGTGGCTACAAACAGGCCACGGCCGCCACGGAGGCGCTTGTCGGTACGGCCGACGAGCTGGGCAAGCAGCCCAACGGCGGGGCCGATGTGGCCATGAGTGACCAGCCGGAAGTTGAGGCTGGCGCGGCGGTGGCCGCGGGCGATCCCCTGACCAGCGATGCCCAAGGCCGCGCCGTCAAGGCCACGGCTGCCGGGGACCGCATCATCGGCTTTGCCTGCAAAGCCGCCACCGATGCCGGAGAGATCATCGACTACCAGTTCGCGCCCGGCTTTCTGGCCACGGCAGGCGCGTAATAAGGAGAGAGCATCATGGCAACGACCACACCCTTTGCCACCAATCCCCAACTGACGGCCATTGCCCTGGCCTACATGAACCAGCCCTCGGACTATGTGGCGGATCATGTCATGCCCAGGGTCAAGGCCATCGGCAAAAAAGAGTTCCAGTACAACATCTACGGTCTGGAATCCTTTGCCGCGCCCGACAGCCGCGTGGGACGCAAGGGCCGCCCCAATGAGGTCAGCCTGTCCAACAGCCTGGCCACGGCAGCCATCGAAGACTACGGTCTGGAAGACCCCATCCCGCAGGATGACATCGACCAGGGCCGCAAGGACGGCCGGGACATTGCCGGTGAATCCACGGAGTATCTGCTCTCCCTGGTCAAACTGGACCGCGAACTGCGCGTGGCGCGCCTCGTGCAGGACAAAAACAACTATGCCGCGGCTTGCGTGAAGGAGCTGTCCGGCGGTCAGGGCATCGACAACGCCGAAGTGGACGCGGAAGCGATCATCACCGAGATGCTGGAAAAGCCCTTCATGCGGCCCAACATCGGCGTCATGAGCCAGAAGGTCTGGGACAGGCTTTCCCGCAATCCGTTGCTCATCAAGGCCATCAAGGGCGAGCTGGTGGGCAAGAAGCTGACCACGGCCGAGTTCTGCAGCTACTTCGAGTTGAACCAGCTCTACATCGGCAAGGCCCGCGTCACCCGGCAGGTCAAGGGCAAGACGCCTGTCCCCGAGCGTGTCTGGGGCACGGGCATGGCCTTCCATTACCGCGACATGACCGCCAGCGAACAGCGCGGCGTCACCTGGGGCCTGACCGTGCCCTATGGCCAGCCCTTTGCCGGGAGCCGCACGGACCCCGATATCGGCCTGCGCGGTGGCATCCGCATCCGGGCGGGCGAAAGCCTCAAGGAACTGGTGCTGGCCAAGGATGCGGGCTGCCTCATCACCGGGGCCATCGCCGCCGGCTAGGGGGCATCATGTATGCCACACCTGAAGACATCCGTGCCCGCTACAAGGAAGTCTACCCCCTGCTGGCGGGCAAGGACGCGGAAGGCAGGCCGGACACGGCCGCTGTGGAACAGGCCCTGGCCGAAGCCGCCAGCGAGATCGACGCCATCCTGGGTACGCGTTTTGCCGTGCCGGTAAGCCCCGTGCCGCCTGTGCTGCGTCGCATCGCCGTGGATCTGGCCGTGGGGGCCTTGCCCCGCACCGGCGCCACGGAAGCCAGCATGTACGAGCGCCGTGCCCGTGAAGCGCGGGATCTTTTGGACAAGCTGGCCGCGGGAGAGGCCAGTCTGGGGCCGGGCTATGACCCGGCCCCGGCGGGCAGCGGCGGCACAGGACGCATCGGCTATGCCGTGCGTCCGTCCGACTTCCGCCGCCGTCTGGAGGACTACTGATGGCCGGAGCTACCCTGGAGTTCACCTTCAAGGACGAGGAAGTGCAGGCCATGGCCCGGCGCTTTCGGGAGCAGCTTGCCCGGGTGCGCTTCCGCCCTCTGCTGGCCGCCATCGGCAACGAGCTGGTCACGTCCGTGTCCCGCCGTTTCGAGACGGGCACGGCTCCGGACGGCTCCCGCTGGCCGGAATCCCTGCGGGCCAGACTGACCGGCGGCCAGACGCTCATCAAGAGCGGCCGCCTGCGGGATTCCATCGCCGAGACCGGGCCGCAGCTCACTGCCCGCAGTGTGGAAGTGGGCACCAACGTGGTCTATGCGGCCATCCACCAGTTCGGCGGCATCATCCCGCCGCACATCATCCGGGCACGGCGGGCGCGTGCCCTGAGCATCCCCGGCATCGGCTTCCGCCGGGCCGTCCATCATCCCGGCGGCACCATCCCGGCCCGGCCATATCTGGGCCTGTCCGATACCGACGAGCGCGTCATCCAGGACCTCACCGAGGACTGGATGCGCAAAAAGATGGCCAAAATGCGTGCATAAGGAACCACCATGCTTGACCAGTACCGGGCCGCCATCGCGGCCCATTTGAGAGAACATCTGCCGCCCTCCGTCACGGTCTGCGAGCTGGGCAATTCTCTGGACGATGCGGAGATGCGACGCCTGTGTCTGGCCGCTCCCGGAGTGGGCGTGGAGATCCTGGGCGCGGACGGCGCGGAACTTGTGGGCCGCAGCCCCTATGTGACCATCAATGTGGGTCTGTCCCTGGTCTCCGGTCCCGGCTGTGACGGCCAGCCCGCGGACAGCGCCGTGCTGGTGCTGGCAGCCTTGGTCATGGCCGCGGTGGCGGACCAGCGCTTCGGCCTGGACTGCATGCGTCCGGAGAGCGTGCGGGCCGCAAATCTCACCAGCGGTGACCAGGCATCCAACAATGTGGCCCTGTGGACCGTCTCCTGGAAGCAGGCCCTGGACGTTTCCCACGTCATCGCCCGGCCGGATCTGGACGACTTTTTGCGCTGCTATACGCGCGAAAAAAAGGATGGCCCTGTGACCATCGAAACGCATCTTCCCGGCCCGTTGGCCGCAAAGGAGGACCCGCATGTGTAGACATATCACCCCTCGCGCCGGACTGGTGGTGCGGCGGCCCGATACGGGCGAGATCCTGCCGCCCGCCGGGGCCGTGGTTCCCTGGGGACCGCATCGTGCCTACTGGCTGCGCCGCCGGAAGGACGGCGACGTGAGCATAACCCATACGGCGGTCCCTGTCCGGCCCGCCGATGACAGGGAGGAAGGATAATGGCTGTCTCGTTCAATGCCATCCCCGCGGATATCCGCGTGCCGCTCACCTATATCGAGTTCGACAACTCCGGAGCCGTGTCCGGCACGCCGGTCATGGAGTGGCGCGTCCTGCTGCTGGGACAGGCCGAAGCCGACTGCGCGGGCGAGCTGCTCAAACCCGTGCTGATGAACACCGCGGACCAGGCGGCCCGCCTGTGGGGCCAGGGCAGCCAGATCGCGGACATGGTGCGCTATGCCAAGCGCAACAGCACCATGCTGGAGATCTGGGCCATGGCCGTGCCGGACGATGAATCCGCTGTGGCCGCTACCGGCGAAGTGACCCTGTCCGGCAAATGTACGGCCACGGGCGTGCTGTGCCTTTATGTGGGCGGCAGGCGCGTGCGTGTGCAGGCCGTAGGCGGTGAAGAGCTGGCCGCCACCGTGGAACGCGTGGTGCAGGCCGTCAATGCCGACGGCGAGTTGCCCGTCACCGCCGCGGTCAAGGACGCCTCGCCCGGTGTGCTGACCCTGACATGCAAATGGAAGGGCGCCACGGGCAACGACATCGACCTGGCCGTCAACCTGTCCACGGACGACAGCTTCCCTGCGGGCCTTACCGCTTCCTGCGGCAAAATGGCCTCGGGCGCGGCTGACCCGGACATGGAAAGCATCATCGCCGCCATGGGCGATACCTGGTGGAAGGCGCTGGTGCTGCCCTGGAACCAGAAGGACGGCCGTGTGCTGCTGGAAGAATGGCTGGACGCGCAGTTCGGCCCCCTGCGCCAGCAGGAATGCCAGGCTTTTCTGGCCTATCGCGGCACCCTGTCCGAGACCTCCACCTACGGCAATGCCGGGAACTCGCAGCTGGTGAGCTGCATGGGCATCGGCTCCATCCCCACCTCGCCCTGGAACGTGGCCGCCGCCTATGCCCTGCAGGCCGCGACCTCGCTGGCCAATGACCCGGCGCGGCCCCTGCAGACCCTTGAGCTTGTGGGCGTCATGGCGCCGCCCCGGGAAAAACGCTGGAGCATGGAAGAGCGCAATATCCTGCTTTATGACGGCATCGCCACCTATCGCATCGCCAGCGACGATACGGTGCAGATTGAACGTGAAGTGACCATGTACCAGACCAATGCCTGGGGCTCGCCCGATCCCTCGTATCTTGACGTGCAGACCGTGGCCACCCTGGGCTACTGGCGCTATGCCGTCAACGCCCGCATCCAGCAGAAGTTCCCGCGCCACAAGCTGGCTGACGACGGTACGGCCTACGGGCCGGGCAATGCCGTGGTCACGCCCTCGGTCATCCGGGCGGAACTCATCGCCCTGATGCGCGAGCTGGAAGAAAAGGGCCTGGTGGAGAACGTGGAGACCTTCAAGGAACAGCTCATCGTGGAACGCAATGCGGACGACCGCAACCGCGTGGACGTGCTGGCCCCGCCGGATCTGGTCAACCAGTTCCGCATCTTCGCCTGCCTGACCCGCTTTGTCCTGTAAGGAGGGACGCATATGACCGTCAAAGAACTTATGGAAAAACTGGCCGGACTGCCGCCGGACATGCCCGTCATGTACGACGACAAGACCACCTTCGGCCTGGATCTGGCCGCGGTTTCCGAGGTGTGTATCGGGCTGGATGACGAAAATCTGGAAGTGCTCGTCATTCACGCCGAGGGCGGCCATCCCGGCGCCACCCTGGACGAGATCCACCGGCGTGAAGCCGGGGGAAAGGAGTAAGCCATGCCGCAGATCACAGGCAAGGCCGTCATCCGTGTGGACGGCGAGGAATGGCGCACCGAAGACGGTGCCAAGCTGAACCCCGGCGGCGTCACGCGCGAGGCCAAAGTGGGCGGCGGCAAAGTGCATGGTTTTGCCGAAAAGACCAAGGAACCGGAACTGGAGTGTTCCGTCTATCACACCCGGGATACGGACCTGACGGCCATCAATGCCATCAGGGACGCCACCGTGGTCTATGAGTCCGATACCGGAGACCGGTACGTCCTGCGCAGCGCCTTTGTGACCGAACAGGGCGAACTGGACGCGGAAAACGGCACCATCAACGTCAAATTCAGCGCCATCTCGTGCGAAAGGATCTAGCCATGACCCAACCCGCTCTGAAGGATTTTACCCCTGTGGACGGTATTACCGTGGCCGAAGGCGGCCAGGTGCGCGTCGAGCTTGAAGACGGCCTTGTGGTGGGCTCTGCCACCTACACGGCGGCCGTGCTGCGCCAGCTCAATGCCGGGGCCGTGCTGGCCGCGGCCGAAGCCGCGGAACGCCTGGTCTCCACGGCTACGGGCCTGGAGCTTGTTTCCTCCCCGGCTCGCATGGGGGCGGAATTGCTGCGCCGTCAGATCGCACGTCTGGAGGACGATAACGGCGGCAAGTTCGATGGGCCGCTCTCCCTGGAACATCTGGGCAAAGCCTCGGCCCGAGATCTGGACAGCCTTAACTTTGCCGCCCGCCTGTTGGATCAGGGAGCGGAAAAAAGCCTGGAAGGAGTAGCCGGCCGGGGGCGAAATGCTGCCGGTAGCGACCAGTCTCGAGATGCTGCTGGCCCGGCTGGCCAGCCGGGCGGGGCTGCCGGTGAATGAGGGGGCGTCCTGGCCGCTCCAGAGGCTCCTCCGTTTTTTGCACTATGTGAAATAGGATTGCATCGTGGCGAACCTGCGCACCTCCTTCACGCTTGATCTTGGCGGTAATCTCATTACCCGGGCCAAGGCCTTTTCTGCATCCATATCGGGCATGGCCCGGCAGATACGTTCCAGTCTGGGGGGCCTCAATGGTGTGGCCGCCCAGGCCGGGAAAGGTCTTGAGGCCCTGACCGGGCGCTATGCCGCGGGCTTGGCCGGACTGGGCGTCAGCTACAAGGCGGCCCAGGCTGTCATGGACAGCGCCCGTCTGGACAAGGGCCTGATGCGTACCAGCCAGACCATGGGCCTGACCGCACAGCAGGCGGTCGATGCCCGGCGCGAACTCTTCGCCATGGCACAGCGAACGGGTCAACCCATCGAAAAGCTCAAGGCCGGCTTGGATGACCTGGGGGCCTCGGGGATGGAGTATGCGCAGGCCTTGGAATCCATCAAGGCCATCAACCCTGCTATGGCCGTCACCGGGGCCAGCGGCGAACAGCTGGCCAGTGCCCTGAGTGTGGTGGGGGAAAGCTTCAAGTTTGATCTGTCCAAGGCCGGTGTAGCCGTCAAGCTGCTGGACCAGATGACCGTGGCCGGACGTCTGGGCAAGGCGGAGCTGGAAGATCTTTCCTCCATCGTTTCCCGCGTGGGGGTCAACGCCAAGAGCGCCGGATTGAGCTACACCCAGAGCTTGGCCTTCATCGAGCAGCTTTCCCAGATGGAGAAAGAGCCGGAGCGCCTGGCCACGCTGGTGGACTCCACGCTGCGTCTGTTCACCAACCAGAACTACCTGAAGGAAGCTGCCAAGGTCACGGGCGTCAAATTCTATGATGCCAAAGGCGAACGGCGGGCCGCCTTCGATGTTTTGCGGGATATCGCCAAGAAGTACCAGAAGTTCAAGACCGATGCCGAACGGGACAAGGCCTTTTCCCAGGCCTTCGCCAAGACGGACCTAGATACCCAGCGGGGCTTGCGTTACCTGTTCAGCGCCGGTGTGCTAGACAATCTGGACAAGCTCAACGCGGAGATCGAGGGCGCATCCGGCACCATCGCCCGCGACCTGCCGGACGCCATCAACAACAGTGTGGACCAGGTGGGACGCCTGAAGGCGGCGCTTTCCCAGGCCGCTGATGACTTCGCCAGGCCCTTCAATGAGGCCATCGCAAGCGGCATCGCCATGCTCCTGGACGACAAAGGCCTGTCCGGCAAGCAACTGCTGGGCGGTGCGGCCGCTGCGGGCGTGGCCGGATATGGCGCCCTCAAGCTGGCGGGCATGGGCCTTTCCCGCCTGGGCAGCAAGGCGGCCGGCGGGCTTGTCTCCACCGTGGCCCGGCAGGCTGGGCTTGCCGGGCTCAAGCTGCCGCTGCCCGTCTATGTGGTCAACAAACAGATGAGCCTTACCCGTGAGGCCATGCTGGGCCAATCGGGTGGCGCTCCCGCAGCTCCGGGGGCTCCAGGCGGAAAAAAGGCCGGCAAGGGCAAAACGGTCTCCGGGGCACAGCTTGACGGGGCCAAAAGCGCGGGCCGGGGCGCGGC
This is a stretch of genomic DNA from Desulfovibrio piger. It encodes these proteins:
- a CDS encoding phage tail sheath C-terminal domain-containing protein, which produces MAVSFNAIPADIRVPLTYIEFDNSGAVSGTPVMEWRVLLLGQAEADCAGELLKPVLMNTADQAARLWGQGSQIADMVRYAKRNSTMLEIWAMAVPDDESAVAATGEVTLSGKCTATGVLCLYVGGRRVRVQAVGGEELAATVERVVQAVNADGELPVTAAVKDASPGVLTLTCKWKGATGNDIDLAVNLSTDDSFPAGLTASCGKMASGAADPDMESIIAAMGDTWWKALVLPWNQKDGRVLLEEWLDAQFGPLRQQECQAFLAYRGTLSETSTYGNAGNSQLVSCMGIGSIPTSPWNVAAAYALQAATSLANDPARPLQTLELVGVMAPPREKRWSMEERNILLYDGIATYRIASDDTVQIEREVTMYQTNAWGSPDPSYLDVQTVATLGYWRYAVNARIQQKFPRHKLADDGTAYGPGNAVVTPSVIRAELIALMRELEEKGLVENVETFKEQLIVERNADDRNRVDVLAPPDLVNQFRIFACLTRFVL
- a CDS encoding DUF2635 domain-containing protein, encoding MCRHITPRAGLVVRRPDTGEILPPAGAVVPWGPHRAYWLRRRKDGDVSITHTAVPVRPADDREEG
- a CDS encoding capsid cement protein, which produces MPRTDLYVNLSITGELAPFRIVAHDGSGGYKQATAATEALVGTADELGKQPNGGADVAMSDQPEVEAGAAVAAGDPLTSDAQGRAVKATAAGDRIIGFACKAATDAGEIIDYQFAPGFLATAGA
- a CDS encoding phage virion morphogenesis protein, with the protein product MAGATLEFTFKDEEVQAMARRFREQLARVRFRPLLAAIGNELVTSVSRRFETGTAPDGSRWPESLRARLTGGQTLIKSGRLRDSIAETGPQLTARSVEVGTNVVYAAIHQFGGIIPPHIIRARRARALSIPGIGFRRAVHHPGGTIPARPYLGLSDTDERVIQDLTEDWMRKKMAKMRA
- a CDS encoding phage protein Gp36 family protein codes for the protein MYATPEDIRARYKEVYPLLAGKDAEGRPDTAAVEQALAEAASEIDAILGTRFAVPVSPVPPVLRRIAVDLAVGALPRTGATEASMYERRAREARDLLDKLAAGEASLGPGYDPAPAGSGGTGRIGYAVRPSDFRRRLEDY
- a CDS encoding phage tail tube protein — protein: MPQITGKAVIRVDGEEWRTEDGAKLNPGGVTREAKVGGGKVHGFAEKTKEPELECSVYHTRDTDLTAINAIRDATVVYESDTGDRYVLRSAFVTEQGELDAENGTINVKFSAISCERI
- a CDS encoding phage tail tape measure protein: MANLRTSFTLDLGGNLITRAKAFSASISGMARQIRSSLGGLNGVAAQAGKGLEALTGRYAAGLAGLGVSYKAAQAVMDSARLDKGLMRTSQTMGLTAQQAVDARRELFAMAQRTGQPIEKLKAGLDDLGASGMEYAQALESIKAINPAMAVTGASGEQLASALSVVGESFKFDLSKAGVAVKLLDQMTVAGRLGKAELEDLSSIVSRVGVNAKSAGLSYTQSLAFIEQLSQMEKEPERLATLVDSTLRLFTNQNYLKEAAKVTGVKFYDAKGERRAAFDVLRDIAKKYQKFKTDAERDKAFSQAFAKTDLDTQRGLRYLFSAGVLDNLDKLNAEIEGASGTIARDLPDAINNSVDQVGRLKAALSQAADDFARPFNEAIASGIAMLLDDKGLSGKQLLGGAAAAGVAGYGALKLAGMGLSRLGSKAAGGLVSTVARQAGLAGLKLPLPVYVVNKQMSLTREAMLGQSGGAPAAPGAPGGKKAGKGKTVSGAQLDGAKSAGRGAAVLTAAATVAPVLFDSDATMAQKVDAATDAAGGLAGGWAGTAAGAKAGAFLGGFLGPFGAAAGGVVGGVAGGILGSELGQSLVSTVKNWLGVGEGENPALQKTMQTFLTSMQQVVAAIPTGGIAVDVNVTGNAQAAIRSSNGNIDSGLSYSRQIADEMME